A genomic region of uncultured Paludibaculum sp. contains the following coding sequences:
- a CDS encoding AraC family transcriptional regulator: protein MDPFADLVGLLRPRATLWGRIKGTGRWAVSFRKRDDLLFCWVEAGECRLTRSDNDSVLLRTGDFAFIRTSSPFCLASDSGLEPEDSEAIVAATGSTELVLGETTGRCATLRCGRFVFGTTNEALLWSFLPSLIHIAADQQISWRLRSLLSMNDAEGQHPGPGSDLVVSRLMELTLLELLRSELLRLKPGTKGILSGLADPVIAKSLSAMHHEGARTWTVAELARLSGVSRSTFATRFRAVMGLGPIEYLANWRIALAKDELSRGTKTIGEIALSVGFQSSSAFSTAFTRAVGCSPKRFVRNRQCAHPRD, encoded by the coding sequence ATGGACCCTTTCGCCGACCTGGTCGGTTTGTTAAGACCGCGGGCCACGCTATGGGGACGCATCAAGGGCACCGGCAGATGGGCTGTTTCCTTTCGCAAGCGGGATGACCTTCTGTTCTGCTGGGTGGAAGCTGGGGAATGCCGGCTGACACGCTCCGATAACGATTCGGTTCTTCTGAGAACCGGAGACTTCGCTTTCATTCGGACCTCGTCGCCGTTCTGTCTGGCATCCGATTCAGGGCTTGAGCCGGAGGACAGCGAGGCAATCGTCGCAGCGACAGGAAGCACCGAGCTTGTGCTTGGCGAGACAACGGGGCGCTGTGCCACGCTCCGCTGTGGTCGTTTCGTATTCGGCACGACAAACGAAGCTCTGCTGTGGAGCTTCCTTCCCTCTCTCATTCATATCGCGGCTGACCAGCAGATCTCATGGCGCCTGCGTTCCTTACTCAGCATGAACGATGCCGAAGGCCAGCATCCAGGACCTGGCAGCGATCTCGTCGTCAGCCGGCTGATGGAACTGACCCTCCTGGAACTGCTGCGTAGCGAGCTGCTGCGGCTGAAACCGGGAACAAAAGGTATACTCTCCGGTCTTGCAGATCCAGTCATAGCGAAATCGCTATCAGCGATGCATCACGAAGGCGCTCGCACATGGACGGTGGCGGAGCTTGCACGACTCTCCGGTGTCTCGCGATCAACGTTTGCGACTCGGTTTCGGGCGGTGATGGGGCTCGGTCCTATTGAATACCTGGCGAACTGGAGAATCGCCTTGGCGAAAGACGAGCTTTCCCGCGGAACAAAGACCATCGGAGAGATTGCTCTGTCCGTGGGTTTTCAGTCTTCGAGCGCCTTCAGTACTGCGTTCACTCGAGCGGTAGGCTGCTCTCCAAAACGATTTGTGAGAAATCGCCAATGCGCTCACCCACGCGATTAG
- a CDS encoding S41 family peptidase has protein sequence MTSWQFFVLILLTPLAHAQPPASDAALREYYQRRDAEATALYGQKQYAQAAAIHEELRANPALTRMDDAIAHVLYNLACEYSLAGEKQKAVNTLRDAIAGGTVSAQTIRQDSDFDPIRNDPGYQRLLADLDATERPARLLFNSPALRTPYREDLPEDEKIAGLSRIWSEAKFNFVYFFRLDGIDWDGLYLSYLPKVRATRSTMEYYQLLAEFTARLKDGHTGVSYPRQLGQKLGWPLINTALVEGRVFIANVRDPSLAADGIARGVEITAVNGVPVKQYGAERVAPYRGASTPQSLDIGVFESSLLGGPLDQNVELTLTDADGKTYARSLRRTTGAEADKFPHEPFRAFEYKLLPGDIAYVALRSFGDDTCSKQFATQFAEIRKSSAIIFDVRENGGGSSSVGWDILGYLTDKSFLSTQWRTREYRPAERAWGQMERWYGDSGHPLPSHTANPYRGPVVVLTSPRTFSAAEDFAAVFDAMKRGTIVGERTGGSTGQPLIVPLPGGGSVRICTKHDRYPDGKEFVGVGIQPGVAAAPTVDAFRAGRDTVLEVALKLLQE, from the coding sequence ATGACGTCCTGGCAGTTTTTTGTCCTCATCCTCCTCACCCCGCTCGCTCACGCACAGCCCCCCGCCTCCGACGCCGCCTTACGCGAGTACTACCAGCGTCGCGACGCCGAAGCCACCGCGCTCTACGGCCAGAAACAGTACGCCCAAGCCGCCGCCATCCACGAGGAACTGCGCGCCAATCCGGCGCTCACCCGCATGGACGACGCCATCGCGCACGTGCTCTACAACTTGGCCTGCGAGTATTCGCTCGCAGGCGAAAAACAAAAGGCCGTCAACACCCTGCGTGACGCCATCGCAGGCGGCACCGTGTCCGCCCAGACTATCCGCCAGGACAGTGACTTCGACCCCATACGCAACGATCCCGGCTATCAGAGGCTGCTTGCCGATCTCGACGCCACGGAGCGCCCCGCCCGTTTGCTATTCAACAGCCCCGCACTGCGCACGCCTTACCGCGAAGACCTCCCTGAGGACGAAAAGATCGCCGGCCTCTCTCGTATCTGGTCCGAGGCCAAGTTCAACTTCGTCTACTTCTTCCGCCTCGATGGGATCGATTGGGACGGTCTTTACCTCTCGTACCTCCCCAAAGTGCGCGCCACGAGGAGCACGATGGAGTATTACCAGTTGCTCGCCGAATTCACCGCCCGACTCAAGGACGGCCACACGGGCGTCAGCTATCCGCGCCAGCTCGGTCAGAAGCTCGGCTGGCCGCTGATCAACACCGCGCTGGTGGAAGGCCGCGTGTTTATCGCCAACGTGCGCGATCCTTCGCTTGCCGCGGACGGTATCGCGCGCGGCGTCGAGATCACTGCCGTCAACGGCGTGCCCGTGAAGCAGTACGGGGCCGAGCGGGTCGCCCCCTATCGAGGCGCCTCCACGCCGCAGAGTCTCGACATCGGAGTTTTCGAATCCTCGCTGCTGGGCGGGCCGCTCGATCAGAACGTGGAACTTACGCTCACCGATGCCGACGGCAAGACCTACGCGCGCTCGCTGCGCCGCACCACCGGCGCCGAGGCCGACAAATTCCCGCACGAGCCTTTCCGCGCCTTCGAATACAAGCTCCTGCCTGGCGACATCGCCTACGTGGCGCTGCGCAGCTTCGGCGACGACACCTGCTCCAAGCAATTTGCGACGCAGTTCGCCGAAATCCGCAAGTCCAGCGCCATCATCTTCGATGTGCGCGAAAACGGCGGCGGATCTAGCAGCGTCGGATGGGACATCCTTGGCTACCTCACCGACAAGTCGTTCCTGAGCACGCAATGGCGTACCCGGGAATACCGCCCAGCCGAGCGCGCCTGGGGCCAGATGGAGCGCTGGTATGGCGACTCCGGGCACCCGCTCCCTTCGCACACCGCCAACCCGTACCGCGGCCCCGTCGTGGTGCTCACCAGCCCGCGCACGTTCTCCGCCGCGGAGGATTTCGCCGCCGTCTTCGACGCCATGAAGCGCGGCACCATCGTCGGCGAGCGTACCGGCGGTTCGACCGGGCAGCCGCTCATCGTCCCACTGCCCGGCGGTGGCTCCGTCCGCATCTGCACCAAGCACGACCGCTACCCCGACGGCAAGGAGTTTGTCGGCGTCGGCATACAGCCCGGCGTCGCCGCCGCTCCAACCGTGGACGCCTTCCGTGCCGGCCGCGACACCGTCCTGGAAGTCGCGCTGAAGCTCCTGCAAGAGTGA
- a CDS encoding Txe/YoeB family addiction module toxin, with translation MKRQPKRVATFQPEFVQDLRYWVKSERGVAVRILDLVEAVMRDPFEGPGKPEPLKHVLAGCWSRRVTQEHRLVYRVADETIDFLQARYHY, from the coding sequence GTGAAGAGGCAACCTAAGCGGGTCGCCACATTTCAACCCGAGTTCGTTCAGGACCTTCGATACTGGGTGAAGAGCGAACGCGGAGTTGCCGTCCGAATCCTCGATCTGGTTGAGGCGGTCATGCGGGATCCATTCGAGGGGCCTGGAAAGCCTGAACCGCTGAAACATGTCCTCGCCGGCTGTTGGTCGCGGCGCGTCACTCAGGAGCACCGGCTCGTGTACCGCGTTGCCGACGAGACGATCGATTTCCTTCAGGCCCGATATCACTACTGA
- a CDS encoding ABATE domain-containing protein, which produces MDNREYRYQFVAGNLALDFVNTVAFRADPGKKKDHLQHAEDVHRWASQAQLPDWGAINSGRLVGTASLRRIRAIREQLFAVFRAVAADDPIPADTLAQVGDALHDCSAKRCLSIEGAEVRWAWRPGARRTDYLLYPVLTAATDLLTSVSCSLVRQCEDAGCGWLFLDRSNARSRRWCSMADCGNRNKARKHYRREAGLI; this is translated from the coding sequence ATGGACAACAGGGAGTACAGGTATCAATTTGTCGCCGGAAACCTCGCGCTCGATTTCGTCAACACGGTCGCATTTCGAGCGGATCCCGGGAAGAAGAAGGACCATCTGCAACATGCCGAGGATGTGCATCGGTGGGCTAGCCAGGCTCAGCTGCCGGACTGGGGTGCAATCAACTCCGGCCGCCTGGTGGGGACCGCGTCGCTGCGGCGCATCCGCGCAATCCGCGAGCAACTGTTTGCGGTGTTTCGTGCAGTGGCAGCCGATGACCCGATTCCGGCGGACACACTGGCCCAAGTTGGCGATGCGTTGCACGATTGTAGCGCCAAGCGATGTTTGTCCATTGAGGGAGCGGAGGTTCGCTGGGCCTGGCGCCCCGGTGCGCGGCGAACGGATTATTTGCTTTATCCCGTCCTCACGGCAGCAACCGATCTTCTCACCTCTGTTTCGTGCAGTTTGGTCCGTCAATGCGAAGATGCAGGCTGCGGCTGGCTGTTCTTAGACCGTTCCAACGCCCGCAGCAGACGGTGGTGCAGCATGGCTGACTGCGGCAACCGAAATAAGGCCCGGAAACACTACCGGCGCGAGGCCGGTTTGATCTAG